In one window of Rhodopseudomonas palustris HaA2 DNA:
- a CDS encoding HAMP domain-containing methyl-accepting chemotaxis protein, protein MTHTASSIAVAPKSSILFAMFTNRKIGTKIAIGFAAIQVLMAVLAVMNYSSFGTIGSAFTSFGQRVAVVGIAREIDRSFTAFRGIVREFGMTGDEALLGEAEERKQKLADSIAQGSRQLQSPETRPVMAEIDREVTVYGKGFADVVKLRQEQNRLTLEVLGPIGQRVMSRLEQLQNSAMTGDGRSGDALLVGQAMKQLLTLRLAASKVLGMRLEREASVAAEKAITELKTTLSALKISLDTAGEQSQLVAIDADLASYTEAFRRASADVNAVETKIGEMAKVADALAASAARINQIGAAEQKQIGQETQALVADTRSQTLIITITAQLIGVVLAWLIGRAVSRPIIQMSDSMRELASGNLDVAVPGSGRLDEIGLMACTVEVFKSHAIEVQRLTQEQEEAERRVAEEHKAEMRRLADDFEGAVGQIIQTVTSASTELEASAGSLTSTADRSQELATSVAAASEQASANVQSVASATEQMSSSISEISRQVQQSARIAGDAVDQARKTNGRIGELADAASRIGAVVDLINTIAGQTNLLALNATIEAARAGDAGRGFAVVAQEVKALAEQTSKATGEISQQISGMQTATQESVGAIREIGGTIERMSEIASTIASAVEEQGAATQEIARNVQQAAQGTQQVSANITDVQRGATETGTASTQVLAAAQSLSRDSNRLRDEVSRFVETVRAA, encoded by the coding sequence ATGACCCACACCGCTTCGTCGATTGCAGTCGCACCGAAATCCTCCATTCTCTTCGCGATGTTCACCAATCGCAAAATCGGCACCAAGATCGCCATCGGCTTCGCCGCTATCCAGGTACTGATGGCGGTGCTCGCTGTGATGAACTACTCCAGCTTCGGTACGATCGGCAGCGCGTTCACCTCGTTCGGACAGCGCGTCGCGGTCGTCGGCATCGCCCGGGAGATCGACCGCAGCTTCACCGCCTTTCGCGGTATCGTGCGCGAGTTCGGCATGACCGGCGACGAAGCGCTGCTCGGCGAAGCGGAGGAGCGCAAGCAGAAGCTCGCGGACAGCATCGCGCAAGGCTCGCGCCAGCTCCAGAGTCCCGAGACGAGGCCGGTGATGGCCGAGATCGACCGCGAGGTTACCGTCTACGGCAAGGGGTTTGCGGATGTCGTCAAGCTGCGTCAGGAGCAGAATCGACTGACGCTCGAGGTGCTCGGACCGATCGGGCAGCGCGTGATGAGCCGACTGGAGCAGTTGCAGAACTCGGCGATGACCGGCGACGGCCGTAGCGGCGACGCGCTGCTGGTCGGACAGGCCATGAAGCAACTCCTGACGCTGCGGCTCGCGGCCAGCAAGGTTCTGGGGATGCGCCTGGAGCGTGAAGCCTCGGTGGCGGCTGAAAAGGCGATTACTGAACTCAAGACCACGTTGTCGGCCCTGAAGATCTCGCTCGACACAGCCGGCGAGCAGAGCCAGCTCGTCGCGATCGACGCCGACCTCGCCAGCTACACCGAGGCCTTCCGCAGGGCGTCAGCCGACGTCAATGCGGTCGAGACGAAGATCGGCGAGATGGCCAAGGTGGCGGATGCTCTGGCTGCATCGGCCGCGCGGATCAATCAGATCGGCGCCGCCGAGCAGAAGCAGATCGGGCAGGAAACGCAGGCGCTGGTCGCCGACACCAGGAGTCAGACGCTGATCATCACCATCACGGCGCAGCTGATCGGCGTGGTTCTGGCCTGGCTGATCGGCCGCGCGGTGTCGCGCCCGATCATTCAGATGTCGGATTCGATGCGGGAATTGGCGTCCGGCAATCTCGACGTCGCCGTGCCCGGCTCGGGGCGGTTGGACGAGATCGGCCTGATGGCCTGCACGGTCGAAGTGTTCAAGTCCCACGCGATCGAGGTGCAGCGGCTGACGCAGGAGCAGGAGGAAGCCGAGCGCCGCGTGGCCGAGGAGCACAAGGCCGAGATGCGGCGGCTGGCCGACGATTTCGAAGGCGCGGTCGGCCAGATCATCCAGACCGTGACCTCGGCCTCGACCGAACTCGAAGCTTCCGCCGGCTCGCTGACTTCGACCGCCGATCGCTCGCAGGAGCTTGCGACCTCGGTCGCGGCGGCATCCGAGCAGGCCTCTGCGAATGTACAGTCGGTGGCGTCCGCGACCGAGCAGATGTCGTCGTCGATCTCCGAAATCAGCCGTCAGGTGCAGCAGTCGGCGCGGATCGCCGGCGATGCCGTCGATCAGGCGCGCAAGACCAACGGCCGGATCGGCGAGCTCGCGGATGCGGCGAGCCGGATCGGCGCCGTCGTCGATCTGATCAACACCATCGCCGGGCAGACCAATCTGCTGGCGCTGAACGCCACGATCGAGGCGGCCCGCGCCGGCGACGCCGGCCGCGGCTTCGCCGTGGTGGCGCAGGAGGTCAAGGCGCTGGCTGAACAGACCTCGAAGGCGACCGGCGAGATCAGCCAGCAGATCAGCGGCATGCAGACGGCGACGCAGGAGTCGGTCGGCGCCATTCGCGAGATCGGCGGCACCATCGAGCGGATGTCGGAAATCGCCTCGACCATCGCCTCCGCGGTGGAAGAGCAGGGTGCTGCGACCCAGGAGATCGCCCGCAACGTGCAGCAGGCGGCGCAGGGCACGCAGCAGGTCTCGGCCAACATCACCGACGTGCAGCGCGGCGCCACCGAGACCGGCACCGCGTCGACGCAGGTGTTGGCCGCGGCGCAGTCGCTGTCGCGCGACAGCAACCGTCTGCGCGACGAAGTCAGCCGCTTCGTCGAAACCGTGCGGGCGGCGTAG
- a CDS encoding TIGR03808 family TAT-translocated repetitive protein has protein sequence MTLDRRRLIGLTAGALALSAAPLAAQPLTSQRGRDATQAGLRPDSSDDQTAALQRAIDSAARARVPLALPPGHYRTGPLRLPSGAQLSGVRGATRLVFTGGVSLFDSAGAETPTLSGLVLDGGAIPLPARRGLVHCVGARDLRITDCEITASGGCGVWLETTSGMISDNTLTAIAVTGVVSFDAKGLSVTRNTIIGANSNGVEILRTSIGDDGTLVTGNRIENIKAGPGGSGQYGNAINAFRAGNVIVSGNRIRNCDYSAVRGNSASNIHITDNSVSDVREVALYSEFAFEGAVISGNTVDGAALGVSVCNFNEGGRLSVVQGNIIRNLKPKRPIGTAPDDDAGIGIYVEADTAVTGNVIENAPSFGIVAGWGKYLRDVAITGNVVRRAFIGIGVSVMDGAGTAAINGNVIAEAPRGAVVGLDHARPVTPDLTAPGAAKFAQIALGSNSVR, from the coding sequence ATGACTCTCGACCGGCGCCGTTTGATCGGACTGACAGCCGGCGCGCTGGCGCTGTCGGCGGCGCCACTCGCCGCGCAGCCGCTCACCTCGCAACGCGGCCGCGACGCCACGCAGGCCGGCCTTCGCCCCGACAGTTCCGACGACCAGACCGCGGCCCTGCAGCGCGCGATCGACAGCGCCGCCCGCGCCCGCGTCCCGCTGGCGCTGCCGCCGGGCCATTATCGCACCGGCCCACTTCGGTTGCCGTCGGGCGCGCAGCTCAGCGGCGTGCGCGGCGCGACGCGACTCGTCTTCACCGGCGGCGTCTCGCTGTTCGACAGCGCCGGCGCCGAGACGCCGACGCTCAGCGGCCTCGTCCTCGACGGTGGCGCCATCCCGCTGCCGGCGCGGCGCGGCCTGGTGCATTGCGTCGGCGCGCGCGACCTGCGGATCACCGATTGCGAGATCACCGCCAGCGGCGGCTGCGGCGTCTGGCTGGAAACCACCTCGGGCATGATCAGCGACAACACGCTGACCGCGATCGCGGTCACCGGCGTGGTGTCGTTCGACGCCAAGGGGCTGAGCGTGACGCGCAACACCATCATCGGCGCCAACTCAAACGGCGTCGAGATCCTGCGCACCTCGATCGGCGACGACGGCACGCTGGTCACCGGCAACCGGATCGAGAACATCAAGGCCGGCCCCGGCGGCTCGGGGCAGTACGGCAACGCCATCAACGCGTTTCGCGCCGGCAACGTCATCGTCAGCGGCAACCGGATCAGGAACTGCGATTACTCCGCGGTGCGCGGCAATTCGGCGTCGAACATCCACATCACCGACAACAGCGTCAGCGACGTGCGCGAGGTCGCGCTGTATTCGGAATTCGCGTTCGAAGGTGCGGTGATCTCGGGCAACACCGTCGACGGCGCAGCGCTCGGCGTCTCGGTGTGCAACTTCAACGAGGGCGGCAGGCTCTCGGTCGTGCAGGGCAACATCATCCGCAACCTCAAGCCGAAGCGGCCGATCGGCACCGCGCCGGACGACGACGCCGGCATCGGCATCTATGTCGAGGCCGACACCGCAGTGACCGGCAATGTGATCGAGAACGCACCGTCGTTCGGCATCGTCGCCGGATGGGGCAAGTACCTGCGCGATGTCGCCATCACCGGCAATGTCGTGCGCAGGGCGTTCATCGGCATCGGCGTCTCGGTGATGGACGGCGCCGGCACGGCCGCGATCAACGGCAACGTCATCGCCGAAGCGCCGCGCGGCGCCGTGGTCGGGCTCGACCACGCCCGCCCGGTGACGCCGGACCTCACCGCGCCCGGCGCAGCCAAATTCGCGCAGATCGCCCTCGGCAGCAACTCGGTGCGGTGA
- a CDS encoding pyroglutamyl-peptidase I, which translates to MSALRILITGFGPFPGAPFNPTPALVARLMNLRRPALDAIERIGHVFPVSYRAVDAELPDLLAMHRPDALLMFGLAARTRHLRIETRARNAITTLWPDADRITLRTASIAAGESARVFGPHCEKLVRAARATGIDARASRDAGRYLCNYLSWRAIEATATPHGPRLAAFVHVPLTARDGRAWPGSAITADHLVDAGEAILLELVKLARGRPRLARPDPG; encoded by the coding sequence ATGAGCGCGCTGCGCATCCTGATCACCGGGTTCGGCCCGTTTCCCGGTGCGCCGTTCAATCCGACGCCGGCGCTGGTCGCGCGGCTGATGAATTTGCGGCGGCCGGCGCTCGATGCGATCGAGCGCATCGGCCACGTGTTTCCGGTGAGCTATCGCGCGGTGGATGCCGAACTGCCGGATCTCCTGGCGATGCATCGCCCCGACGCGCTACTGATGTTCGGCCTCGCCGCCCGCACGCGGCATCTGCGGATCGAGACCCGCGCCCGCAATGCGATCACCACGCTGTGGCCGGACGCCGACCGGATCACGCTGCGCACCGCCTCGATCGCGGCGGGCGAATCCGCGCGGGTGTTCGGACCACATTGCGAAAAGCTCGTCCGCGCCGCACGCGCCACCGGGATCGACGCAAGGGCCTCGCGCGACGCCGGCCGCTATCTGTGCAACTATCTGAGCTGGCGTGCGATCGAAGCCACGGCAACGCCGCACGGCCCCCGCCTCGCCGCCTTCGTCCATGTGCCGCTGACGGCGCGCGATGGGCGGGCCTGGCCGGGCAGCGCGATCACCGCCGACCATCTGGTCGATGCCGGCGAGGCGATCCTGCTCGAACTGGTGAAACTGGCGCGCGGCAGACCGCGCCTCGCTCGGCCTGATCCGGGTTAA
- a CDS encoding S8 family peptidase, translating into MSDRAWQRPVWIAAVAAATLVMTAGVAFSQSLAPPPLTNLPPVTTAPTITPSVGPTIPALRPPGPDVLPSVEREYRRLRDAPLPPSRCNYLDNGRTCAKLWVIGDWRSVTKHKRGKAKADRVRRAPPQIVAARGQRPAVAARDHVPGEVLIEFDGGLSEQQLRALARRHRLTRVSVDTVALVGTRIGLFRINDRRSPQTVARALAADGRIRAAQANFVYTLQSDAKPAAADNSMLYPHGRLRLAEAHALARGRGIVVAVIDSGVDIAHPELVGALAGSFDPLGSKEKPHQHGTGVAGAIVARAKLTGGAPEAKILAIRAFGEGKTGSQSSTSYLILKSLDIALGHGARIVNMSFAGSQDPLIARGVAAAAARGIVMIAAAGNAGPKSPPLYPAALPGVIAVSATSPGDTLFAASNRGPQIAVAAPGVDVLLPAPDGKYEVMTGTSFSAAFVSGIAALMIERNPTLVPDQVRAVLSQTARDLGAPGRDDLFGAGEADAFAALSRVDSLAAPLVAAPATAPQPSVATAQPATPGAALAAPAGAEQEVGPAPAAAIPAR; encoded by the coding sequence ATGAGCGATCGAGCATGGCAAAGGCCGGTATGGATTGCGGCGGTGGCGGCGGCGACGCTGGTGATGACGGCGGGGGTCGCATTTTCCCAATCGCTGGCGCCTCCACCTCTGACCAACCTTCCGCCAGTCACCACGGCGCCGACCATCACGCCGTCGGTCGGCCCGACCATTCCCGCGCTACGCCCGCCAGGGCCGGACGTGCTGCCGTCGGTCGAGCGTGAGTATCGGCGGCTGCGCGATGCGCCGCTGCCGCCCTCGCGCTGCAACTATCTCGACAATGGCCGAACCTGCGCCAAGCTGTGGGTGATCGGCGATTGGCGGTCCGTGACCAAGCACAAGCGCGGCAAGGCAAAGGCCGATCGCGTCCGCCGGGCTCCGCCGCAAATCGTCGCCGCGCGCGGGCAGCGCCCGGCGGTCGCCGCTCGCGACCATGTTCCCGGCGAAGTGCTGATCGAATTCGACGGCGGTCTGTCCGAGCAGCAACTCCGTGCGCTGGCGCGACGGCACCGGCTCACGCGCGTCAGCGTTGACACCGTCGCACTGGTCGGGACCCGCATCGGACTGTTTCGGATCAACGATCGCCGCTCGCCGCAAACGGTCGCACGCGCACTCGCCGCTGACGGTCGGATACGCGCCGCGCAGGCCAATTTCGTCTACACGCTGCAGAGCGATGCCAAGCCCGCTGCCGCCGACAATTCGATGCTGTATCCGCACGGCCGGCTGCGGCTGGCCGAGGCGCATGCGCTGGCGCGCGGACGCGGCATTGTCGTTGCGGTGATCGATTCCGGCGTCGACATCGCCCATCCGGAACTCGTCGGTGCGCTCGCCGGTTCGTTCGACCCGCTCGGCAGCAAGGAGAAGCCGCATCAGCACGGCACCGGCGTCGCCGGGGCGATCGTCGCGCGCGCCAAACTCACCGGTGGCGCACCGGAGGCGAAAATACTGGCGATCCGGGCGTTCGGCGAGGGCAAGACCGGAAGCCAGAGCAGCACGTCTTATCTGATCCTCAAAAGCCTCGATATCGCCCTCGGTCATGGCGCCCGAATCGTCAATATGAGCTTTGCCGGATCGCAGGACCCGCTGATTGCGCGCGGCGTCGCGGCTGCTGCAGCGCGGGGGATCGTGATGATTGCCGCCGCCGGCAATGCCGGGCCGAAGTCCCCGCCATTGTATCCTGCGGCGCTGCCGGGCGTGATCGCGGTCAGCGCGACGAGTCCGGGCGACACGTTGTTTGCGGCATCGAACCGTGGCCCGCAAATCGCCGTGGCAGCTCCCGGCGTCGACGTCCTGCTGCCGGCGCCCGACGGCAAATACGAGGTGATGACGGGGACGTCGTTCTCTGCAGCATTCGTCAGCGGTATCGCCGCGCTGATGATCGAGCGCAATCCCACGCTCGTGCCCGATCAGGTGCGGGCCGTTCTGAGCCAGACCGCCCGCGATCTTGGAGCGCCGGGCCGTGACGATCTGTTCGGGGCCGGCGAAGCCGATGCATTTGCTGCCCTGTCGCGGGTGGACAGCCTGGCGGCCCCGCTGGTTGCGGCGCCCGCGACCGCGCCGCAGCCCTCTGTCGCGACAGCGCAACCTGCGACGCCCGGCGCTGCGTTGGCAGCGCCCGCCGGGGCAGAGCAGGAGGTCGGCCCGGCGCCGGCCGCCGCGATCCCGGCCCGCTGA
- a CDS encoding TIGR03809 family protein, which produces MEVNDAAARGRAIIERWCVLAEQRLEYLTEMFESGRWRRFFSETAFLENIQEAKAAVETWRDLLYREATIDNQPIDLSWLGHNKNLPPRQIFYLSDETAADSARTLQFAPTSVVPALEQASVAADYELAGLPRLSIVPSFESDDILEADIFEPVERDERPAWQHALDLGQLAQRYPLLRKAG; this is translated from the coding sequence ATGGAAGTCAACGACGCAGCAGCGCGTGGCCGCGCGATCATTGAGCGCTGGTGTGTGCTCGCCGAGCAGCGGCTGGAATACCTCACGGAAATGTTCGAAAGCGGTCGCTGGCGGCGTTTCTTCAGCGAGACCGCGTTTCTCGAGAATATTCAGGAAGCCAAAGCCGCAGTCGAGACCTGGCGCGATTTGCTGTATCGCGAAGCCACGATCGACAACCAGCCGATCGACCTGTCCTGGCTGGGCCACAACAAGAATCTGCCGCCGCGGCAGATCTTCTACCTCAGCGACGAAACGGCGGCCGATTCGGCCCGGACGCTTCAATTCGCACCGACGTCCGTCGTCCCGGCTCTCGAACAGGCATCGGTCGCGGCCGATTACGAACTGGCGGGCCTGCCGCGGTTGAGCATCGTGCCGTCCTTCGAGTCAGACGACATCCTCGAGGCGGACATCTTCGAACCGGTCGAGCGCGACGAGCGCCCTGCCTGGCAGCATGCGCTCGATCTGGGCCAGCTCGCTCAGCGCTATCCGCTGCTGCGCAAGGCTGGTTAG
- a CDS encoding sigma-70 family RNA polymerase sigma factor: protein MSNKQATADEVLIARIAQGDRSAMQVLYGRHQVRVFRFGLRLVRNEQIAEDLISEVFLDVWRQAGKFEGRSSVSTWLLAITRFKALSALRRRKDAELDDEAAAAIEDPSDDPEVAVQKKDTSDVLRKCLEGLSSDHREIVDLVYYHEKSVEEVAHIVGIPENTVKTRLFYARKKLADLLQAAGVQRGWP, encoded by the coding sequence GTGAGTAACAAGCAGGCGACTGCGGACGAGGTGTTGATCGCCCGGATTGCTCAAGGCGACCGTTCTGCGATGCAGGTCCTCTATGGCAGGCATCAGGTGCGGGTGTTTCGCTTCGGGCTGAGGCTGGTGCGGAACGAACAGATCGCGGAGGACCTTATCAGTGAGGTCTTTCTTGATGTCTGGCGCCAGGCGGGGAAGTTCGAGGGGCGATCATCCGTTTCCACCTGGCTGTTGGCGATCACGCGGTTCAAGGCGCTCTCCGCGCTGCGACGCCGCAAGGATGCCGAACTGGACGACGAGGCTGCCGCCGCGATCGAGGATCCATCGGACGATCCGGAAGTGGCGGTCCAGAAAAAGGACACCAGCGATGTGTTGCGAAAGTGCCTCGAGGGGCTTTCGTCGGACCATCGGGAGATCGTCGATCTCGTCTACTACCATGAGAAATCGGTGGAAGAGGTCGCTCATATTGTGGGAATTCCGGAGAACACCGTGAAGACCCGACTGTTTTATGCGCGCAAGAAACTGGCCGATCTGCTGCAGGCAGCCGGCGTGCAGCGAGGCTGGCCATGA